The sequence below is a genomic window from Streptomyces sp. NBC_00289.
GGTGCTGGCCACGTCCGTGGGCATCATGGCCGGCTCCGTGTACTTCGTCGTCCTGTGCCGGCGGCTCGCCGGCCTGCGGGAGCGGCGCCTTCCCAGGCGCTGGCTGCTCGCGACCCTGCCGGCCGCGCTTGTGGCCGTCCTCGGCAACCTGCTGGTCCTGCGGCTGGGCCTGCACGGAGTCCTGCCGCTGCTTCTGGCGGGCCTGCCGGTGCTGGCCGGTCTCGCCGCCGCGACCGCCCTACTGCTGCCCGAACTCACGGCTCACCCGGCCGCCGAGACGACACCCGAGAGAAGTCCCCAGAAGGAGGAAGCGCCATGAACCCCGCCGCCTCACGAGGTCCCCGTGCGTCCCGCGCCAGGCGCGTTCTCATCGTGGCCCAGCTGGACGGCTACGCCAACAGCGTCAAACCACTGGCCATCCAGCGGTTCCTGCGGGACCGCGGGCACGAGGTGCACCTGGCGGACACCAACTGCCTGGCCCGGGCCTCCGACGCCCCGGGATCCCTGGGACGGATGCTGCCGGGTTCTTTGCGGCCGTCGCGTCTCCTGCTGTACGCCAACGACGTCGCGTCCAAGGCGCTCACCCGCCGCTGGGCCTTCGGGCGCCGTCACCTGTCGTACCACGTGCTGCTGACCGACCACCGGCTGCGGCGCCGCATCCTCACCCGTCAACTCGAACTCGACGACTACGACCTCGTCATCTGCGAGACGCCGTACGACGCCGGGGTGCTGGCCACCGAGACCTCGGCCCAGACCCTCTACGACTGCCCCAACCCCTGGGCCGACGAGGTGTTCTTCGAGAACCGGCTCTCGAAGAAGCAGCACCGGAGGTTCCGCCGCTGGGAGACCGGCTTCCTGGAGGACATGGAGCACCTGTCCTTCTCCTGGGAGTCCTACGGCCGCTACGCGCGCGAGCACTACGGGATCAGTGGCCGTAACTTCCTTCAGCTCAACTGGGGTTGTACGCCGACGGAGGAGCGGGCCCGGTTCGCCGATCCGCCGCGCGTGGCCTATCTCGGATCGCTCAGCTCACGGTTCATCGACCTCGCGCTGCTGGCCCGCCTGTGCCGGCGGTATCCGAACATCGACGTCTACGGAGGGCCGTCGCCCGATCCTGCCCTCGGGATCAACTACCGCGGCTACGCCTCGCCCGACGTCCTGCGGACGTACCAGTTCGGGCTGATCACCTGCACCCGTGACCTGTTGCGCCGCGAGGGCTTCTCGGCCAAGCACCTGCACTACCTGGCCTACGGGCTGCCGGTGCTGGTGCCCGGCTGGCGGCGCCACCTCGACCTGCTGCGTGGGTCCGTGCCGTACACCGAGGAGTCGTTCGGCTCGGTGGTGGGCGGCCTCAGCGACCCGGTCCGGTGGGGGCAGGCCGCCGACCAGGCCTATGAGCAGGCACGTCGGCTGGACTGGAACCGCACTCTGGAGCCGCTGGAGGCACTGCTCGCCGCACCGCCGCGGGCATGAGCACGGCGGCGATGAGGGCGAAGGTCAGCGCGTTGCTGATGCCGAACGACCAGGGGCGCTCGATCACCGAGGTGAGCAGCACCGGCAGCAGGACGACGGCGGCGGCCGGGAAGCCGGGAACACCGCCCCTGGCCAGCAGGTGAACCAGCAGGATCACGAACAGCGCGAGGCCGATGATGCCGCCCGCGTACAGGACGTCGATCCACTGGTTGTGCAGGGACGGCGAGACGGCGGCCGGAATCTCACCGGCCGGATACTTCGCCGACCAGGTCTTGCCGCCGAAGCCGATGAAGGGTGACGCGCGCAGCTCCTGACCGGCGATGTCCCAGATGGTGGCGCGGTCCCCGAGCCGCTCGGCGCTCGGATGACTGAACGGGAGCGCGAGGCCGACCGCCGCCACCGTGGCCAGGATCGGCACCGTGATCAGGATCCGGCCGGGCCGGGTTCTCACGTCCGGCTCGTCGGGGAGCCTGGGGCGCAGCAGCACCAGCAGGGCGACGGTCGCGACCGCGGCGACGGTGGCCATCGTGCTTCCGGTGGCGACGGCCAGGACGGCGACGTAGCCCACCAGGACGGTGCGCACGCGTCCGCGCAACCCCAGCCAGAGGAACGGGATCCCGAGGACCAGCATCATGGCGAAGATGTTCTCGTTGGAGAACACGCCCGCGTAGTGGACTCCGAGCAGGCCGCACGGGTTGTCGGCCCGGCACTCGCGCAGGACGGTGGCCGGTTCGACGAGCGCTTCGACTCCGCCCAGCACCGAGAACAGCAGCACGACGGCCGCCGCGCCCAGGAACGCGGAGCGGCCCGGCCTGGCGACCGTCGCCAGCAGCAGGGCGGCGAGCAGGACGAGTTGGCGGGGCACGAGGAACTGCTGGCCGTGCAGCCCGTCGGAGAGGGCGAACAGCACGGCGAGGAAGAGGGCGACCAGCGGCGCGGTGTTGATCCGGGCGCGGGCGAACAGCAGCCGGTGGACGACGAACGCGACGCAGATGACGAGCAGGATGCCGTTCGTGACCGTCCCGAGCCGGTTCACCCACGTCGGGAACCCGATCTCCACCTCGCCGACCGGGTCCAGGCGTTGCGTGCGGCCCGACCGGAAGACATACGCGACGCTCGGCACGTTGGCCAGCAGGCCCGTCAGGAAGACCGCCGTGGAGGTCAGATCCCAGTCCCCGAAGGCGCGGGCGCGTCTGAGGGCCTTCGTCACCGGGAACAGCGACACCAGGGCCAGAATGCCGATGATCAGTGCTTTGGCGGCCTGGTCGCTCGTCATGCGCTGCTTCACCCCGTCTATTCGTGGTGCCGGACCGCGGCCGCGGTCGGCTCCGCGTCGTTCGCGTGGTCGTCACCGGGCGACCGGAGGTCCATCGGTCGCTGCGGTTCGGCCGGCGGCTGCCAGTCCGCGAGGCCTTCGTCGTGCGTGCCCGTCAGGACCGCGCCGAGCACCCGCGCCCGGACCGCCTCAAGGGTGTCCAGGGCACGGCGGGCGTCGTCGCGGCGGGTCTTTCCGGCGCGTACGACGAACAGCACGCCGTCCGTCACGGAGGCGAGGGCGGCACCGTCGGCGAACGACAGCAGTGGCGGGCTGTCCACCACCACGAGGTCGGCGTCCGCCTCCAGGGCGCGCACCAGCTGGGTCATGACCGGCCCGGACACGAGCCTGCTCGGGTCCGCCGGGACGGGGCCGCTCGGCAGCACGAGCACGCGGCCGCCGGGCAGGGTCTGCAGGGCGTCGTGCAGCGCCGCTCGGCCCTCGATGACATCGGCGAGTCCCGGGCCGGCGCGCAGGCCGAGTTCGGCGGTGAGGCGCGGTCGGCGCAGATCCGCCTCGAGGAGCACGACACGTCTGCCGGTGCGGGCGACGCTCACCGCCAGGTCGAGCGCGGTGCGGGTCCGGCCTTCCCCGGGCAGCGCGCTGGTGATCAGCAGCGAGTCCGGGATGCCGCCCTCGGTACTGAACCGCAGCTGGGTGCGCAGCTGGTTCAGTGCCTCGGTCCGCCGGCCGTCGTCCGTCGGCCGCGACGGGCGCCGGCGGCGCCGGTCGGGTGAGGGAACGGCGCCGAGAGTGGTCAGGCCCAGGTGGGTCCGTATGTCCTCGGGGGTGCGGAGGCTTGTGTCGAGGGCGTGCCGGAGCACGGCTCCCCCGACGCCGACGGCGATGCCGGCGAGCAGCCCGATGGCCATGTTCAGCTCCGGGCGCGGACTCGTCGGGCTCGACGGGGGCTGGGATCCTCCGACCACGCTCGCCTTGACCAGCGGCGGGCTGTCCGTCGAGGTGCCTTCGACGGTGTCGATGTACTTCGAGAACTGACGCGCGGTCTCGTCGGCGATCGCCTGCGCCCGGGTGGCCGATCCGTCGGTGACCCTGATGTCGACCAGGGTCGTGTCGAGCGGGGCCTGGGCGCTGATCCTGCCGGCGAGGTCGCCGGGCGTCGTCCGCAGGTTGAGATCGGAGATGACGCCGGTCAGGACCGCGGGGCTGGTGACGATGCGGGTGTAGGACTTGACCCGCTGCTGCGTGAACAGACCGCCCTGGTAGGCGTCGCCGCCGGTCTTGTCACTGGTGGCGATGAAGAGCTGGGCGGTCGCCGTGTAGGTGCGCGGAATCAGCGCGGTCATGAGGGCGGCCGTCGCCAGTCCGAGCAGGACGCACACGGTGACGAACCGCCAGCGGCGGCGCAGCGCGTCGAGATAGTCGCGGAAATCCATGGAGGGCTCCCCTCCGCCCGGGCCGCTGCACGTGCTCTTGACGTCATCCGACCTGAGGCGCAATATGTGGATTTACGGCGTAAACGTACGATATCAGCTTACGGCTGGACCCGGAACTATGAAACGTCACCTGGATCGCTGCGCGATCACCCCCTACGGCCGCGAAGCCGGAAGCTCCCGGGTCCGCGTCTTCGAGTGGCTGGACCGCGTGGGCACGAACTTCACCGTCGGCAGCTATCTGTCGCTGCCCGACGC
It includes:
- a CDS encoding O-antigen ligase family protein — its product is MTSDQAAKALIIGILALVSLFPVTKALRRARAFGDWDLTSTAVFLTGLLANVPSVAYVFRSGRTQRLDPVGEVEIGFPTWVNRLGTVTNGILLVICVAFVVHRLLFARARINTAPLVALFLAVLFALSDGLHGQQFLVPRQLVLLAALLLATVARPGRSAFLGAAAVVLLFSVLGGVEALVEPATVLRECRADNPCGLLGVHYAGVFSNENIFAMMLVLGIPFLWLGLRGRVRTVLVGYVAVLAVATGSTMATVAAVATVALLVLLRPRLPDEPDVRTRPGRILITVPILATVAAVGLALPFSHPSAERLGDRATIWDIAGQELRASPFIGFGGKTWSAKYPAGEIPAAVSPSLHNQWIDVLYAGGIIGLALFVILLVHLLARGGVPGFPAAAVVLLPVLLTSVIERPWSFGISNALTFALIAAVLMPAAVRRAVPPAAPECGSSPADVPAHRPGRRPAPTGPGR
- a CDS encoding polysaccharide biosynthesis tyrosine autokinase, yielding MDFRDYLDALRRRWRFVTVCVLLGLATAALMTALIPRTYTATAQLFIATSDKTGGDAYQGGLFTQQRVKSYTRIVTSPAVLTGVISDLNLRTTPGDLAGRISAQAPLDTTLVDIRVTDGSATRAQAIADETARQFSKYIDTVEGTSTDSPPLVKASVVGGSQPPSSPTSPRPELNMAIGLLAGIAVGVGGAVLRHALDTSLRTPEDIRTHLGLTTLGAVPSPDRRRRRPSRPTDDGRRTEALNQLRTQLRFSTEGGIPDSLLITSALPGEGRTRTALDLAVSVARTGRRVVLLEADLRRPRLTAELGLRAGPGLADVIEGRAALHDALQTLPGGRVLVLPSGPVPADPSRLVSGPVMTQLVRALEADADLVVVDSPPLLSFADGAALASVTDGVLFVVRAGKTRRDDARRALDTLEAVRARVLGAVLTGTHDEGLADWQPPAEPQRPMDLRSPGDDHANDAEPTAAAVRHHE